The following proteins come from a genomic window of Malus domestica chromosome 02, GDT2T_hap1:
- the LOC139187421 gene encoding PRA1 family protein F2-like, whose translation MTTYGTIPTEPPASSNQHFVALAKEQIQSALGNRRPWQEIIQLQNLTLPSTFNQSVHRIKTNVVFFRMNYAIITLSILFLSLLWHPISLIVFIVMMVAWIFLFFLHDQPLMILGYRINGQVVMMALLVVTLVALYLTNARYHIIAGLCIGLAVVLVHGALREPEDVFIVDDEGPGSGGGGAHVHKVPLKHAASSSYSLAKQ comes from the coding sequence ATGACAACGTATGGGACTATCCCGACCGAACCCCCGGCATCCTCGAACCAACATTTCGTCGCACTCGCAAAAGAACAGATCCAATCAGCCCTAGGCAACCGAAGACCATGGCAGGAGATTATACAACTGCAAAATCTCACCCTTCCCTCCACCTTCAACCAATCAGTCCATCGAATCAAGACGAACGTCGTTTTCTTTCGCATGAACTACGCCATCATCACattgtccatcctcttcctaagCCTCCTATGGCACCCCATTTCGTTGATCGTCTTCATCGTCATGATGGTTGCATGGATCTTTCTATTTTTCCTGCATGACCAACCGTTGATGATTCTAGGGTACCGGATCAACGGGCAAGTGGTGATGATGGCCCTGTTGGTGGTCACACTCGTCGCGCTTTACCTTACTAATGCGAGATATCATATCATCGCGGGACTCTGCATTGGCCTTGCGGTTGTTCTGGTGCATGGAGCTCTGAGGGAGCCTGAGGATGTCTTCATTGTGGATGATGAAGGGCCTGGATCAGGTGGAGGTGGTGCGCATGTTCACAAAGTGCCTCTCAAACATGCTGcatcttcttcttattctttggCCAAACAATGA
- the LOC103453203 gene encoding uncharacterized protein At4g29660-like, whose protein sequence is MASYLWRKYADYVYTKWERMILWNMVEPYSRPKSFTPLVTIYVAAFYTGVIGSAITEQLYKEKYWEEHPGQAVPLMKPKFYGGPWRVQQGEVPATQ, encoded by the exons ATGGCGAGCTATCTATGGAGGAAATACGCAGATTACGTTTACACAAAGTGGGAAAGAATGATTCTTTGGAACATGGTGGAGCCCTACAGCAGACCCAAATCGTTCACCCCGTTGGTCACCATCTACGTCGCCGCTTTCTACACTGGTGTGATTGGTTCTGCTATCACTGAGCAGCTTTACAAG GAAAAATACTGGGAAGAACATCCCGGGCAGGCAGTGCCTCTTATGAAGCCAAAGTTTTACGGAGGACCGTGGAGGGTACAGCAAGGCGAGGTCCCAGCCACTCAGTGA